GCGAGCAGCTCCCCGTCCGGCGGCAAGCCGTAGAACTCCTGGGCCAGGCGGCGCCAGGAAACGACGGAGCACTGTCCGGTGAGCTGGGCTTCGCCGAAAACAAAGGTCAGGATGGGCATGTAGAGGTCGAGAGAGGTCACGCCGAGCATGCGCCAGCAACCGTTCTGGAGGAAGCCGGGCATCATCCCGAGGATCTGGGTGGAATGGTACTGCTGGCGCTCGACGTGGAAGGCGGAGGCAGGATCCAGGCGTTGCGGGTCCATGACGCAGGGGACGCGCAGGTTGTCCTCGAGCCCGCGGCGTAAGCGTTCGAGCAGCGGACCGTCGGTGGGACCGACCGGCAGCAGGTGGATGGCGCTCATCGATGCGAGTTGATGGCCGCCGCAGGAACGGAATTCCGTTTCCAGCCGTAGCGCTTGAGCTTGTTGTAGAGAGTGACGCGGTCGATATCGAGCACCTCGGCGGCGCGTGTCTGGTTACCGCCGCACTCCTCGAGGACGTGCAGGATGTGCAGGCGCTCGATGTCTTCGAGGGTCTTGCCGCCCTCAGCCTCCTGCGGCTTGAGCTTGAGAGTAAAGTCCTGCTCGCGCAGTTCGGGCTCGGATGCCACGACCATGGCGCGCTCGACGGCGTTCTCCAGCTCGCGGACGTTCCCGGGCCAGTCATAGTTCTGCAGCAGGGCCATGGCGCTGGGCGCTACGTTTGCCACGCGCTTGTTCATGGAGGCGGAGAACTTGCGCATGAAGTTGTCCACCAGCAGAGGGATGTCCTCCTTGCGGTCGCGCAGGGGCGGGATCTCAATGCGAAAGACGTTGAGCCGGTAGAAGAGGTCGGGCCGGAACTTCCCTTCCTCGATCAGTTTCTCGAGGTCCTTGTTGGTAGCGGCGATGCAGCGGAAGTCCACCTTGATGGGCTGGTTGCCCCCGACGCGCACGATCTCGCGCTCCTGCAGAACACGCAGCAGGTCGGTCTGCGTCTTGAGCGAGATATCGCCGATCTCGTCGAGGAAGACGGTGCCGCCTTCGGCGATCTCAAACTTCCCTTTCTTGCGGTACTGGGCGCCGGTGAAGGCGCCTTTCTCGTGGCCGAAGAGCTCGCTCTCGAGCAGAGTCTCGGTGAGCGCGCCGCAGTGAATGACGACCAGCGGGTTGTAGCGGCGCGGGCTCATGGCGTGAATGGCGCGGGCGACAAGTTCCTTGCCGGTGCCGCTGTCGCCGGTGACGAGCACGGTGGCGTCGGTGGAGGCGACGGTCTCAATGGAGTCGAAGACCTTCTTCATGGCGGCGGACTGGCCGATGAGCTCGGGCGGACGCATGACTTCGCCGACGGTCTCCTTGAGGCGCGCGGCCTCGCGCTCAGCGTGGCGATGGGAGAGGGCATTCTTGACCACGT
This genomic stretch from Terriglobia bacterium harbors:
- a CDS encoding archaemetzincin family Zn-dependent metalloprotease; this translates as MSAIHLLPVGPTDGPLLERLRRGLEDNLRVPCVMDPQRLDPASAFHVERQQYHSTQILGMMPGFLQNGCWRMLGVTSLDLYMPILTFVFGEAQLTGQCSVVSWRRLAQEFYGLPPDGELLADRLLKEAVHELGHTLGLTHCQDYACVMAASHSVEWIDIKGSSFCPDCRGHAASVIPARRLFGIF
- a CDS encoding sigma-54 dependent transcriptional regulator → MLEKAKILVVDDETIVHESLGHWFRDEGYDVGTAESAHEALARLAERRWDVALVDIKMPGTDGIELQRRLHEIDPELIVIIMTGYASVETAVQALKNGAYDYVTKPFDPDDIAHVVKNALSHRHAEREAARLKETVGEVMRPPELIGQSAAMKKVFDSIETVASTDATVLVTGDSGTGKELVARAIHAMSPRRYNPLVVIHCGALTETLLESELFGHEKGAFTGAQYRKKGKFEIAEGGTVFLDEIGDISLKTQTDLLRVLQEREIVRVGGNQPIKVDFRCIAATNKDLEKLIEEGKFRPDLFYRLNVFRIEIPPLRDRKEDIPLLVDNFMRKFSASMNKRVANVAPSAMALLQNYDWPGNVRELENAVERAMVVASEPELREQDFTLKLKPQEAEGGKTLEDIERLHILHVLEECGGNQTRAAEVLDIDRVTLYNKLKRYGWKRNSVPAAAINSHR